cgccaattactttcccgaaaatgcagagcgatgatttttctgaaatgccgatagtagTATCGTGCAAAATCGCGGACGCTGACATTACAgtcatgaaagttcatgttgaGAATGGCAGTAGCGTCaatattatttacgaacaatgcttcgctcaattgccagaaagtattaaaacaaagctgcaaacaaccgcagtttcgctaaccggttttgtaggagaatcttcattacctataggtgtttttccattaaacatcgagttagatgatgataatgatgacgctttggtgcgacaagcgcgattatatttttatgttatgcgagcctcaTCTCGCTATAACATGTTGCTGGGAAGAACCGTtataagtaaatttggaattgtcccgtccacaattcatggcatgattaagtttccaacatataagggagtcaccacaatatgttcaatgagcattatgcctatttgtgcggctgttaacgtaaaaaccgtagggcaagaacctgttgatggtgcggatgctatggaaataattaatcccgcatatccagagtagaaaatcaaagtaggacgcAATGTTAGCGCAGATACTAGGAAGCAAATTGTACAATTACTTGTCCAGTATATGGATGTTTTTTCCTGGTGCAaaaatgatatgactggtgttccgcatCATATTGTGGAACACAGGCTCAATGTAAATCCAGCTCTAATGCCTGaagtgcaaaagcgaaggggtatggctCCAGAACGCTTAACATGGCTGTGTGAAGAAGTCACAAAATTGGTGCGAGCTGGAATTTTGCGCGAAGTCCAATACCAATCTTGAATTGCGAATCCAGTGTTGGTAAAAAAACCTGATGGTTCccggagaatgtgtattgattacaaagatttgaataaagcgtgccccaagGATAACTATCTGCTTCCAGAAATCGATTTAAAAGTACAATCTTTACATGTTTTTCCATATAAATATTTTCTGGAcgcggcaagaggttatcatcagattcctatggcgcaagaagatgcagataaaaccgcatttcatacaggcaaaggcatatattgctatataatgatgccttttggtttaatcaatgcgggtgcaACATATCAATGGTTGATTGATACCACGTTTGAtaaacaaatagggcgtaatcttaaagcttatgtagatgatttagtcatcaaaagcacgatgcaagagcgaatcattgaagatatgcgcgaaacatttgacaagttgcgaaaaataaacatgaagcttaatccactaaaatgtagttttggcgaaacggaggggaaatttttgggatatcttgttactgaacaaggtattcaagctaatccaaaaaagatcgcggctatagaaaatatgaccgcgccaaaaacggttaaggaagtgcaaagtttgacgggaaaattagcagcattaacgcgtttcttgtctaaAGCCGCTGAAAGGCAGTTGGCATTTTTCAAAACCCTAAAAGGTTGcttgaagcaaaagaattttgtttggtccagcgaagcagaatctgcgtttcaagagatgaaaaagttgttaaaaactttgcctacactaacagcgccggttcatggcgaaactctttatctttatatctcAGTGGCAAACGAAGCTTGTGGCTCAGTTTTGATCgcggaaaggaacaaaatacaaaagccagtgtattCTGTTAGTAAAACTCTTacgggaagtgaaataaactatgcgccgattgaaaagtttATGTATGCActcattttaacaacgcgaaggctacgaagatattttcaagggcatccggtgcatgtattaactaatctGCCAATCAGGAAAGTCTTAACAaagccagagatatctggtagactcgcattatgggcggtagaattaggtgcttatcaaatatcttaccttccgcgtagcgctgaaaaaggacaagttatggcggattatctcgctgaactGTCTGGAGAGTTGGAGGCGATTAACGAGCGAACCGCACTAAAACCTGAACACGGcgaaacttgggatttatttacgaatggtgcttcgtgtgcagaaggtgcaggtgcgggtttagttttggcAAGTTCAAGTGGTGAGGAGCATACTTACGAATTACGGTTTAATTTTGACgtgacaaacaatgaggcagagtatgaggcattgcttgcaggcttaaatattgcgcgaaagatgaatattgttaagttgcgtgcatttacGGATTCGCAGCTAGTAGCAAATCAGTTTAGCGGAAACCGCATTCCAAGAgatgaaaaagttgttgaaaactttgcctacactaacagtgCCAGTTGATGATGAAATTCTTTACCTTTATATATCAGTGGCAAACGAAGCTTTCGGTTCCGTTTTGATCgcggaaaggaacaaaatacaaaagccggTATATTTCATTAGTAAAGCCCTTACAGGAAGTGAAGTAAACTATGTGCCGATCgaaaagtttgtgtatgcgctTATTTTAACATAGTGAAGGttaagaagatattttcaagggcatccagtgcatgtattaactaatatGCCAATCAAGCAAGTTTTAACAAAACCAAAGATATCTGGTAGACTTGCATTGTGGGCAGTCAAATTAGGagcttatcaaatatcttaccttccgcgtagtGCTGTAAAAGGACAGGTTATGGCGGATTACCTCGCTGAAATGTCTGAAGAATTGGAGGTGATCAATGAGCGAACCGCGTTGAAACCGGTACTTGATGAAACTTGGGATTTGTTTACTGATGGTGCTTCGTGCacagaaggtgcaggtgcgggtttggTTTTGGAAAACCCAAGTGGTGAGGAGCATACGTATGCACTGCGTTTTAATTTTGATGTGTCAaataatgaagcagagtatgaagcATTACTTGCTGGTCTAAATATTGCGCGGAAAATGAATATTGCTAAGTTGCGAGCATTTACAGATTCGCagttagtagcgaatcagtttaattGCTCTTTCGAAGCACATGATCCTTCTATGCAGAAATACTTGCAGCTATTAAAGGAACTAGCAGCGCAGTTTGAGCATTTTGAACTTGCACAAGTGCCAAGAAGTCAAAACAAAAGGCGGATGCTTTGAGCAAATTGGTCGCTTTAACATTttcgcattttcaaaaacaagtatgggttgaggaattaccaaGTAAATCAATAGACAGTGACTTAATGGTCGCATCCGTTGAAGAAGAACAGCCAAAGTGGATGGAGCCAATTATACAATATATTCTCAATGATGCTTTGCCAAGTGACAGCCGCGAAGCTCATTTAGTAAGAGAGCGGGCACCAATGTATATCATCCAAAATGATATCCTATATCGTAAATCGTACTATGGACCAATGATGCGATGTGTTGGTCCAATTGAGGCAGAAATGATTGtagaagaagtgcataatggtacttgtgcactgcattcaggctacaaaacAATTGCAGCAAAAATTATGCAgatgggttacttttggccatccctataccggGATGTGGCAAAAATTGTTAAAAGATGCAAAAGTTGCGAAAGGCATGCCCCGCTGAACCGAATGCCAAGACATGATATGATTCCTGTCAATTTGCCAT
The window above is part of the Rutidosis leptorrhynchoides isolate AG116_Rl617_1_P2 chromosome 1, CSIRO_AGI_Rlap_v1, whole genome shotgun sequence genome. Proteins encoded here:
- the LOC139898887 gene encoding uncharacterized protein yields the protein MPIKQVLTKPKISGRLALWAVKLGAYQISYLPRSAVKGQVMADYLAEMSEELEVINERTALKPVLDETWDLFTDGASCTEGAGAGLVLENPSGEEHTYALRFNFDVSNNEAEYEALLAGLNIARKMNIAKLRAFTDSQLVANQFNCSFEAHDPSMQKYLQLLKELAAQFEHFELAQVPRSQNKRRML
- the LOC139898894 gene encoding uncharacterized protein, whose protein sequence is MVASVEEEQPKWMEPIIQYILNDALPSDSREAHLVRERAPMYIIQNDILYRKSYYGPMMRCVGPIEAEMIVEEVHNGTCALHSGYKTIAAKIMQMGYFWPSLYRDVAKIVKRCKSCERFGIPRELVSDNGAQIVKDPFKTWCTDLNILQKFTSVAHPQANGL